A single genomic interval of Saccharospirillum mangrovi harbors:
- a CDS encoding ABC transporter ATP-binding protein, whose protein sequence is MSFIDIQSLCLGYGGMDAGQLVLDGIDLQVEQGDFAAIVGPSGCGKSTFMKLLSGLLIPQEGSVVLDGEPVTGPRAQVGMAFQNAIMLPWRTTLENVLLPLEVAPATKKDFRKRRAQYRRRGEELLAAVGLKGLGHKYPWQLSGGMRQRASLCRALIHEPKLLLLDEPFGALDAFTREELWNVLQDLWQQQRFTVVLVTHDLTEAVYLSNTVYVMSARPGKIIVKRDIDFDRPRTLESRYQPEFVSAVHELREHIRSARSEDSNSSIGSLQETSP, encoded by the coding sequence GGACGCCGGCCAGTTGGTGCTCGACGGTATCGACCTGCAAGTAGAGCAGGGTGACTTTGCCGCCATCGTCGGCCCCAGCGGCTGCGGCAAATCGACCTTTATGAAATTGCTGTCCGGCTTGCTGATTCCGCAGGAAGGCAGCGTCGTGCTGGACGGCGAACCCGTCACCGGGCCGCGCGCTCAGGTGGGCATGGCGTTTCAGAACGCCATCATGTTGCCCTGGCGCACCACGCTGGAAAATGTGCTGTTGCCGTTGGAAGTCGCACCGGCGACGAAAAAAGATTTTCGCAAACGCCGCGCTCAGTATCGGCGTCGTGGTGAAGAGCTATTGGCGGCTGTTGGTCTGAAAGGTTTGGGTCACAAATACCCCTGGCAATTATCGGGCGGTATGCGTCAGCGCGCTTCACTGTGCCGGGCGTTAATTCACGAACCCAAACTGTTATTGCTCGACGAACCTTTCGGCGCACTCGATGCATTCACACGCGAAGAATTGTGGAACGTGTTGCAGGATTTATGGCAACAACAACGCTTCACCGTCGTCTTGGTAACACACGATTTAACCGAAGCGGTGTATCTCTCCAACACCGTCTATGTGATGAGCGCACGGCCTGGAAAAATCATCGTTAAACGCGACATCGATTTCGATCGGCCGCGTACCTTGGAAAGCCGCTATCAACCGGAATTTGTCAGCGCCGTACACGAATTGCGCGAACACATTCGCAGTGCGCGTTCGGAAGACAGCAACAGCAGTATCGGTTCCTTGCAGGAGACTTCGCCATGA
- a CDS encoding ABC transporter permease, whose amino-acid sequence MSGATKKRSWQRWLFGWLAREEAMSFWVTVAFFALWELICRLSDIPVYFLPPPSVIVQTGFEFQRAIVVNSIQTLWTTTAGFGLAVVFGLILGIAIGWSRRLYRGLYPLMVGFNSVPKVAVVPILVLWFGIGTVPAILTAFLISFFPIVVNVATGLATTEPEMDDVLRALGASKLDRLLKVGLPGAMPHFFGSLKVAITLAFVGSVISETVAANSGLGNMMLMAQANFEVPLVFAGLLALAVEGVVMYAIFVLIEKRMTGWAFRSQQ is encoded by the coding sequence ATGAGCGGTGCGACAAAAAAACGCAGTTGGCAACGCTGGCTGTTTGGCTGGCTGGCGCGTGAAGAAGCGATGTCGTTTTGGGTAACCGTGGCCTTCTTTGCGCTGTGGGAATTGATCTGTCGGCTGAGCGATATTCCGGTGTATTTTCTGCCGCCGCCGTCGGTGATTGTGCAAACCGGTTTTGAATTTCAGCGGGCCATCGTCGTCAACTCGATCCAGACCTTATGGACCACCACCGCCGGCTTTGGTTTGGCCGTCGTATTCGGTTTGATTCTGGGCATTGCCATCGGTTGGTCGCGCCGATTGTATCGCGGTTTGTATCCGTTAATGGTCGGGTTTAATTCGGTACCGAAAGTCGCCGTCGTGCCGATTCTGGTGCTCTGGTTTGGTATCGGCACTGTGCCCGCCATTCTGACCGCGTTTTTAATTTCGTTTTTCCCGATTGTCGTCAACGTCGCAACGGGATTGGCGACCACCGAACCGGAAATGGACGACGTACTGCGCGCCCTCGGCGCGTCCAAACTCGACCGCCTGTTAAAAGTCGGTTTGCCCGGCGCCATGCCACACTTTTTCGGCTCGCTGAAAGTGGCGATTACGCTGGCCTTCGTTGGCTCAGTCATTTCCGAAACCGTCGCCGCCAACTCCGGCCTCGGCAACATGATGTTAATGGCACAGGCCAATTTCGAAGTTCCGCTGGTGTTTGCGGGCTTGCTGGCTCTGGCGGTGGAAGGTGTGGTGATGTACGCCATCTTTGTATTGATTGAAAAGCGGATGACGGGGTGGGCGTTTCGTTCGCAGCAATAA
- a CDS encoding PhoX family protein codes for MHTEHDENNKPVEFDRLIDLAMSRRNLIKAGSAAGATAFLGGVAPLAMAVNEATTLMSFDNIPTSTADDISLPPGYRYEVLMSWGDPVLKGAPNFARENTAADQAGQFGDNTDGMEMFHLTDRNGNLDPNRAVLAVNNEYLNDKYFYTHGEAAKTAEDVQKGLNGHGVTIVELERKRNGSWQYKKGSDFNRRLHGNAEFELTGPVAGTNYVKTSADSTGRRVFGTFNNCGAGRTPWGTYMTCEENFNGYFGAPEGTALSDAHKRYGLSENGSGYDWWQHESRFNLAAEPNEPNRFGWIVEIDPTDPTSTPKKRTAMGRFKHENAAMTINHDGRAVVYMGDDERGEFIYKFVSRGTYNPDDRAANMRLLEDGDLYVAQFNDNGSGRWIELRHGVNGLTRANGFADHADVLVRARAAATFVGATTMDRPEWVACHPSAPMVFCTLTNNSRRGTTDAQPLNGPNPREKNDYGQIVRWMPENHDHTAERFGWDLYAIAGNPAVKTGAYAGSDNITTDNMFNSPDGLRFDDFGRLWIQTDGDYSNEGDFAGQGNNQMLCGDPVTGHIRRFMVGPQGCEITGLSFSNDHRVALVGIQHPDVAWPNAARDGVPRSSIVAVYREDGGVIGA; via the coding sequence ATGCATACTGAGCATGATGAAAACAACAAGCCGGTCGAATTCGACCGACTGATCGACCTGGCCATGAGCCGTCGTAACCTGATCAAAGCCGGCAGCGCTGCCGGTGCCACCGCCTTCCTCGGCGGCGTTGCACCACTGGCAATGGCCGTCAACGAAGCCACTACCCTGATGAGCTTCGACAACATTCCCACCAGCACCGCTGACGACATCAGCCTGCCGCCGGGTTACCGCTACGAAGTATTGATGTCCTGGGGCGACCCGGTACTGAAAGGCGCGCCCAACTTCGCGCGCGAGAACACGGCCGCCGACCAGGCCGGCCAGTTCGGTGACAACACCGACGGCATGGAAATGTTTCACCTGACCGACCGCAACGGCAACCTCGACCCGAACCGCGCCGTGCTGGCCGTCAACAACGAATACCTGAACGACAAATATTTCTACACCCACGGTGAAGCCGCCAAAACCGCCGAAGACGTACAGAAAGGCCTGAACGGTCACGGCGTGACCATTGTCGAGCTGGAACGCAAGCGCAACGGCAGCTGGCAGTACAAGAAAGGTTCCGACTTCAACCGTCGCCTGCACGGCAACGCCGAATTCGAACTGACCGGCCCGGTTGCCGGCACCAACTACGTGAAAACCTCAGCCGACTCCACCGGCCGTCGCGTTTTCGGCACCTTCAATAACTGCGGTGCCGGTCGTACGCCTTGGGGCACTTACATGACCTGCGAAGAAAACTTCAACGGTTACTTCGGCGCGCCGGAAGGCACGGCGCTGAGCGACGCCCACAAGCGTTACGGCTTGAGCGAAAACGGTTCTGGCTACGACTGGTGGCAACACGAAAGCCGCTTCAACCTGGCGGCCGAACCGAACGAGCCGAACCGCTTCGGCTGGATCGTCGAAATCGACCCGACCGACCCGACATCGACACCGAAAAAACGCACCGCCATGGGCCGTTTCAAACACGAAAACGCCGCCATGACCATCAACCACGACGGCCGCGCTGTGGTCTACATGGGTGACGACGAACGCGGTGAATTCATCTACAAATTCGTCTCACGCGGCACCTACAACCCGGACGACCGCGCCGCCAACATGCGTCTGCTGGAAGACGGTGATCTGTACGTCGCCCAGTTCAACGACAACGGCAGCGGCCGCTGGATCGAACTGCGCCACGGCGTTAACGGCCTGACCCGCGCCAACGGCTTTGCCGATCACGCCGACGTCTTGGTCCGCGCTCGCGCCGCCGCCACCTTCGTTGGCGCCACCACCATGGACCGCCCGGAATGGGTCGCCTGCCATCCGTCCGCACCGATGGTGTTCTGCACCCTGACCAACAACAGCCGTCGCGGCACCACCGATGCTCAGCCGCTGAACGGCCCGAACCCGCGCGAGAAAAACGACTACGGTCAGATCGTGCGTTGGATGCCGGAAAACCACGACCACACCGCCGAACGTTTCGGCTGGGACTTGTACGCCATCGCCGGCAACCCGGCCGTGAAGACCGGCGCTTACGCCGGCAGCGACAACATCACCACCGACAACATGTTCAACAGCCCCGACGGCCTGCGCTTCGACGACTTCGGTCGCCTGTGGATTCAGACCGATGGTGACTACTCCAACGAAGGCGACTTCGCTGGCCAGGGCAACAACCAGATGCTGTGTGGCGACCCGGTCACCGGACACATCCGCCGCTTCATGGTCGGCCCGCAGGGTTGCGAAATCACCGGCCTGAGCTTCTCCAACGACCACCGCGTCGCCTTGGTCGGTATTCAGCACCCGGACGTCGCCTGGCCGAACGCCGCGCGTGACGGCGTACCACGCTCGTCCATCGTCGCGGTCTACCGCGAAGACGGCGGCGTCATCGGCGCTTAA
- a CDS encoding TrkH family potassium uptake protein, whose product MSDLKPALQIASFTVLLWAGFMVVPILWVDWHNDQLVRPLVFSAVLCVFLSLLFFVLGRGQLQRMRPRQMFLVTLFNWGVLSLTGALPLYWGWPDLSFVDALFESVSGLTTTGSTVISGLDRGPRALLVWRSITQWVGGIGIILMAVAVLPFLKVGGMRLFRTESSEWSDIQNNRIARVALMIALAYAVLSLLAFVTYWALGMTAFEAFNHALTSVATGGYSTSDASFGQFKQPSLLWAASVFMLLGGMPFLLFVNSVRERRWLIAKDAQVRLLLKLVVVATLSVTLSRWLAGSDESFGLLLSHSLFNLVSVITTTGYASQDYTLWGGFALLVFGFVMFSGACSGSTSGGIKLFRYQLLALMTREHLFHSLHPKAHFSRLYNQRTVEEGVLVAALAYFFLVMASWFCCSLLLAMTGLDAVTATSAALTALMNIGPGLGAIIGPAGNFSSLNDVAKLLLCVAMLLGRLEFLALIVPFTPGFWRW is encoded by the coding sequence ATGTCCGATCTCAAACCCGCCTTGCAAATTGCCTCTTTCACCGTGTTGCTGTGGGCGGGATTTATGGTGGTGCCGATCCTCTGGGTTGATTGGCACAACGATCAATTGGTACGGCCGCTGGTGTTTAGCGCGGTGCTCTGTGTGTTTCTGTCGCTGCTGTTTTTTGTGCTCGGTCGCGGGCAATTGCAACGGATGCGGCCACGGCAGATGTTTCTGGTCACGCTGTTTAACTGGGGCGTGTTGTCGCTGACCGGCGCTTTGCCGCTGTATTGGGGTTGGCCGGATTTGAGTTTTGTCGATGCGCTGTTTGAAAGCGTTTCGGGTTTGACCACCACCGGTTCGACCGTCATCAGCGGCCTGGATCGTGGCCCGCGTGCGTTGCTGGTGTGGCGCTCGATCACTCAGTGGGTCGGCGGCATCGGCATTATTTTGATGGCGGTGGCGGTGCTGCCGTTTTTGAAAGTCGGCGGCATGCGGTTGTTTCGTACCGAATCGTCCGAGTGGTCTGACATTCAGAACAATCGCATTGCGCGCGTGGCGTTGATGATTGCGCTGGCGTATGCGGTGTTGTCGTTGCTTGCCTTTGTTACTTATTGGGCGCTGGGTATGACCGCGTTTGAGGCGTTCAATCATGCGCTGACGTCAGTGGCGACTGGCGGTTATTCCACCTCGGATGCGTCTTTTGGGCAGTTCAAACAGCCCTCGCTGTTGTGGGCGGCGAGTGTGTTTATGTTGCTCGGTGGCATGCCGTTTTTGTTGTTCGTTAATTCAGTGCGCGAGCGGCGTTGGCTGATCGCGAAAGACGCTCAGGTGCGGCTGCTGTTGAAGCTGGTGGTGGTCGCAACTTTGAGCGTGACCTTGTCGCGCTGGCTTGCCGGCAGCGATGAATCTTTTGGGCTGTTGTTGTCGCACAGTTTGTTCAATCTGGTGTCGGTGATTACCACCACCGGCTACGCCAGTCAGGACTACACACTGTGGGGCGGTTTCGCCTTGCTGGTGTTTGGCTTTGTGATGTTCAGCGGGGCCTGTTCCGGTTCGACCTCGGGCGGCATCAAACTGTTTCGTTATCAATTGCTGGCGTTGATGACGCGCGAACATCTGTTTCATTCGTTGCACCCCAAAGCGCACTTTTCCCGTCTCTACAATCAACGCACCGTGGAAGAAGGGGTGTTGGTGGCGGCGCTGGCGTATTTCTTTCTGGTGATGGCGAGTTGGTTCTGTTGCAGTTTGCTGTTGGCGATGACCGGCCTGGACGCGGTAACCGCGACGTCAGCAGCGCTGACCGCCTTGATGAACATCGGCCCGGGGCTCGGTGCTATCATCGGTCCGGCGGGAAATTTCAGTTCGTTGAACGATGTCGCCAAGTTGCTGTTGTGTGTGGCCATGCTGCTCGGTCGGTTGGAATTTTTAGCGCTGATTGTGCCGTTCACGCCCGGCTTCTGGCGCTGGTAA
- a CDS encoding sensor histidine kinase, whose product MLRSFWPNRNAWLLATTLPILVTLLGVLPGSWLNQSTHLLLYLMVALVCALWTGWAGVLICAFLGFALFNFFHTEPRFSFQMHDAGELAAALAYVFFSLLAGWLAYQLRSQVTQLQFQEAFLKAQLRLMARLQQGDDLAVALSAFSDECVLGQLRLFPAPGERDAHTGARALRVEVLDDHRLPASWPTLVRGLGEQVQTALERDAAAAELKSAERQADEERLRSALLSSVSHDLKTPLVTMMGSATSLRDLHADLSEQDRLDLLDSIIDESQRLEGYIQNLLDMTRLGQGGLSLNRQWVSVEELYPVVARRLSQDSLRQRLRFEPEADLPSLWVHAALVEQALYNAVDNAFKASPPDGLVVIRARRVDDWLELDVCDQGKGLPRDQWEAVFEQFYSFSRGDRYEKGSGLGLTICRGMMRVHGGEARIVPAPEGFGHCLRLSLPLVQTGEPEEKDE is encoded by the coding sequence GTGTTAAGAAGCTTTTGGCCCAATCGAAACGCCTGGTTGCTGGCGACGACGTTGCCCATTCTGGTGACGCTTTTAGGCGTGTTGCCGGGCAGTTGGCTGAATCAATCAACGCATTTATTGCTCTATTTAATGGTCGCGCTGGTGTGCGCACTTTGGACCGGTTGGGCGGGTGTGTTGATCTGCGCCTTTCTCGGTTTTGCGCTGTTTAATTTCTTCCACACCGAGCCGCGTTTCAGTTTTCAAATGCACGATGCCGGTGAACTTGCGGCGGCTTTGGCCTATGTGTTTTTTTCGTTGCTGGCCGGTTGGCTGGCGTATCAGTTGCGCTCGCAAGTTACTCAATTGCAGTTTCAGGAAGCCTTTTTAAAGGCCCAGTTGCGACTGATGGCGCGGTTGCAGCAAGGCGACGATTTGGCTGTGGCGTTGTCGGCGTTCAGCGATGAATGCGTACTCGGCCAGTTGCGATTATTTCCCGCGCCGGGTGAACGCGATGCCCACACCGGCGCCCGCGCGCTGCGTGTTGAGGTGTTGGACGACCATCGCTTGCCCGCCAGTTGGCCGACGCTGGTGCGCGGTTTGGGCGAGCAGGTTCAGACCGCGTTGGAACGTGACGCGGCCGCGGCTGAATTGAAAAGCGCCGAGCGTCAGGCCGATGAAGAGCGGTTGCGTTCGGCGCTGTTGTCGTCGGTGTCGCACGATCTGAAAACGCCGTTGGTCACGATGATGGGGTCGGCGACATCGTTGCGCGATTTGCACGCGGATTTATCGGAACAGGACCGGCTTGATCTGCTCGATTCAATCATTGACGAAAGCCAGCGCCTGGAAGGTTACATCCAGAATTTGCTCGATATGACGCGGCTCGGCCAGGGCGGTTTGTCGCTGAACCGGCAGTGGGTGTCGGTCGAGGAATTGTATCCGGTGGTGGCGCGACGGTTGTCGCAAGACAGCCTGCGCCAGCGGCTGCGCTTTGAACCCGAGGCCGATTTACCCTCGCTCTGGGTGCACGCGGCGCTGGTCGAACAGGCGTTGTACAACGCCGTTGATAATGCCTTTAAAGCGTCGCCGCCGGATGGCCTGGTGGTGATTCGCGCACGCCGTGTCGATGACTGGCTGGAACTGGATGTCTGCGATCAGGGCAAAGGTCTGCCGCGCGATCAGTGGGAGGCGGTGTTTGAGCAGTTTTATTCGTTCAGCCGGGGCGACCGTTACGAAAAAGGGTCCGGCCTGGGGCTGACTATTTGCCGCGGCATGATGCGGGTGCACGGCGGCGAAGCGCGCATTGTGCCGGCGCCGGAAGGTTTCGGCCATTGCCTGCGATTGAGTTTGCCGCTGGTGCAGACCGGCGAGCCAGAGGAGAAGGATGAATGA
- a CDS encoding response regulator transcription factor, with protein MSRILIVDDEPQIRKFLRISLASQGYDVIEASDGQTGLAQAALAEPALVVLDLGLPDLDGKEVLRRILAERSVPVLVLSVRSDEAEKVRALDLGAEDYVVKPFSVNELLARVRRLLASRSIEPVQPEPRFENEQLSIDVAQHRLLVGGESVVLTRKEWSVLRLLMHSPGRLVTQTALLEAIWGPTHRDDTQYLRNVVRQLRQKLGDDAANPRYIETEPGVGYRFLGQSSGAA; from the coding sequence ATGAGCCGTATCCTGATCGTCGATGACGAACCCCAGATTCGCAAATTCCTGCGCATCAGTCTGGCGTCGCAAGGTTACGACGTGATCGAAGCCAGCGACGGCCAGACCGGCCTGGCGCAAGCCGCCTTGGCGGAACCGGCGCTGGTGGTGCTCGATCTGGGTTTGCCGGATCTCGATGGCAAAGAAGTGCTGCGTCGCATTCTGGCGGAGCGATCGGTGCCGGTGCTGGTGTTGTCGGTGCGTTCGGACGAAGCGGAAAAAGTGCGGGCGCTCGATTTGGGCGCCGAAGATTACGTCGTCAAACCGTTCAGCGTGAATGAACTGCTGGCACGGGTGCGGCGACTGCTGGCGTCGCGCAGCATCGAGCCGGTGCAACCGGAACCGCGTTTTGAAAACGAGCAGTTGAGCATCGATGTGGCCCAGCATCGCTTGCTGGTCGGCGGTGAAAGCGTGGTGCTGACGCGCAAGGAATGGTCGGTGTTGCGCCTGTTGATGCACTCGCCCGGCCGGTTGGTAACGCAAACGGCGTTGCTTGAAGCCATCTGGGGGCCAACCCACCGCGATGACACCCAGTACCTGCGCAACGTTGTCCGCCAGTTGCGCCAGAAGTTGGGCGATGACGCGGCCAATCCGCGTTACATCGAAACCGAGCCGGGTGTCGGTTACCGCTTTTTGGGGCAGTCGTCCGGTGCCGCTTGA